The Nitrospirales bacterium genome includes a window with the following:
- the mrdA gene encoding penicillin-binding protein 2 gives MATVTHRSIMLESDRQANELVDIQGRLILIKVGLLLLIALLGLRLWQLQIRDGHEYQRMAKDNRTRTITLEPARGLLYDRHGELLANNVPSFNLYVSLEDVKDPDALIQELTRLLPFKREDLQDKLAGRRRNARIKVKGGLSLREAAIVESNRLSLPGTFIHPEYQRNYLLGHYASHVIGYVGEISEAKLKEDEYQGLHQGSIIGQYGVERTYDQELRGVSGQELLEVDALGHKKQTISVRKPVAGDDLYLTIDIRLQRLAEDLLGDEAGAIVALDPRNGEVLVLASRPSFNPTALSGGLPLAEWKALLNDARHPLTNRVIQGQYPPGSTFKIVMAAAVLDSNAAQSSDHVFCSGGFKFGRRTYRDWKRGGHGSVELVDALAQSCDVYFYKLGNRMGIDTIASYSEQFGLGQKTGIDLPSERSGLLPSAEWKQRVKGEPWYPGETISVSIGQGFMTVTPMQMVQVVAATAMNGRVTQPRLVHAIRKRGTGLMEEVVPVSTKQIPIPQTVFTDIQKGLEAVVTKGTAKQSRSSLVSIAGKTGTAQVVALRSGPEKDIPKEFRDHAWFVAYAPVEEPTIVVVVLAEHMGHGGSAAAPLAKQLIEAYVGNQIDAKGQDGISDEDLADTPHVAHEIADHD, from the coding sequence ATGGCCACGGTTACACACAGGTCTATCATGCTAGAAAGCGATCGTCAGGCCAATGAATTGGTGGATATTCAGGGGCGGTTGATCCTCATTAAGGTTGGGCTGCTCCTGCTGATTGCTTTACTCGGGTTACGGTTGTGGCAATTACAGATCCGCGATGGCCATGAATACCAGAGAATGGCCAAAGATAATCGAACTCGAACGATCACGTTAGAACCAGCGAGAGGGTTATTGTATGATCGCCACGGAGAACTGCTCGCGAACAATGTCCCGAGTTTTAACCTGTACGTCAGTCTTGAGGATGTGAAAGATCCTGATGCGTTGATTCAGGAATTGACGAGGCTTTTGCCCTTCAAGCGAGAAGACTTACAGGACAAACTCGCTGGTAGACGACGGAATGCCAGGATTAAGGTAAAAGGCGGTCTCTCTTTACGCGAAGCTGCCATCGTCGAGTCGAATCGGTTAAGCCTTCCTGGAACCTTTATTCATCCAGAATATCAGAGAAATTATCTCTTGGGGCATTATGCGTCACATGTCATTGGGTATGTGGGAGAAATATCAGAGGCGAAACTCAAGGAAGATGAATATCAAGGGCTACATCAAGGAAGTATCATTGGACAGTATGGGGTTGAACGGACGTATGACCAGGAATTGCGAGGCGTGTCAGGCCAAGAGCTGCTTGAAGTCGATGCCCTGGGACACAAGAAACAGACGATTTCCGTTCGCAAGCCTGTTGCCGGAGATGATCTGTACCTGACCATCGATATCCGTCTCCAACGACTGGCGGAAGATTTGTTGGGGGACGAGGCTGGAGCGATTGTGGCGCTTGACCCACGAAATGGCGAGGTCTTGGTCTTGGCCAGTCGGCCAAGTTTTAATCCGACCGCGCTATCAGGTGGTTTGCCACTGGCCGAATGGAAGGCCCTTCTTAACGACGCCAGACACCCCCTCACGAATCGAGTGATTCAAGGACAATATCCTCCCGGGTCTACGTTTAAAATTGTCATGGCGGCGGCGGTCTTGGATTCCAATGCCGCTCAATCTTCGGACCATGTTTTTTGTTCTGGCGGATTTAAGTTTGGACGGCGAACCTATCGCGATTGGAAACGGGGCGGTCATGGATCGGTTGAGCTGGTTGATGCTCTTGCCCAATCCTGTGATGTCTATTTTTATAAGTTAGGCAACCGCATGGGAATCGATACCATAGCCTCCTATTCAGAACAGTTTGGCCTCGGCCAGAAGACAGGCATTGACCTTCCTTCTGAACGATCAGGGCTTTTGCCGTCGGCTGAATGGAAACAGCGTGTGAAGGGAGAGCCTTGGTATCCGGGTGAGACCATCTCGGTTTCCATCGGACAGGGGTTTATGACCGTTACGCCGATGCAAATGGTTCAGGTGGTCGCGGCTACCGCGATGAACGGACGTGTCACACAGCCACGGTTGGTTCATGCGATCAGAAAGCGAGGGACTGGATTGATGGAAGAAGTCGTGCCGGTTTCAACCAAGCAAATCCCCATCCCTCAAACGGTTTTTACAGACATTCAAAAAGGTCTGGAAGCTGTTGTCACGAAAGGCACGGCGAAGCAGTCACGGTCTTCTCTCGTGTCGATCGCAGGAAAAACCGGCACGGCTCAAGTTGTGGCCTTGCGTTCAGGACCCGAAAAAGATATTCCGAAAGAGTTCCGAGACCATGCGTGGTTCGTCGCCTATGCCCCTGTTGAAGAGCCCACGATTGTCGTGGTGGTGTTGGCCGAACATATGGGACATGGCGGGTCAGCGGCAGCTCCCTTGGCTAAACAGTTGATCGAGGCCTATGTGGGGAATCAAATCGATGCCAAGGGCCAAGATGGAATCTCTGATGAAGATCTCGCCGATACTCCCCATGTCGCGCATGAAATCGCAGATCATGATTGA
- the rodA gene encoding rod shape-determining protein RodA, with translation MIDQAMLRRSFDGFDWCFLGIILGIISIGMLSIYSVTPANPVSGLPIYLKQSMWLLIGALVFIASAGIDYHKLSRFSYVFYGIGLILLVIVLVAGKSSRGSQRWIPLGPVAVQPSELVKIPLIMALATYYGVKHRVGWLQRLVVPGLIVLPGFLLILKQPDLGSSLSFLSIYIVLLLSVGVKSRAFGLVVLSALLLFPFAWGGVWGSLHGYQQERILSFVDPNYDPGGKGYHGLQSRIAIGSGQLLGKGLYGGTQTQFKFLPEGHTDFVFAVFAEEWGFLGVVILLVMYGGLFLMGLEIASKARDTLGALIAVGVVSMIAFGFLVNLAMTIGLAPIVGIPLPLMSYGGSATIMTMAALGLLFNVKRHRLTLL, from the coding sequence ATGATTGATCAAGCCATGCTTCGCCGGAGTTTCGATGGGTTTGACTGGTGTTTTTTGGGGATTATCCTCGGAATTATCTCAATCGGCATGCTCTCCATTTATAGCGTGACCCCTGCCAATCCTGTCTCGGGTCTTCCCATCTATTTGAAGCAAAGTATGTGGCTATTGATCGGAGCGTTGGTGTTTATCGCCTCGGCTGGTATTGACTACCATAAACTCTCACGATTCTCATATGTCTTTTATGGCATCGGACTCATTCTCCTGGTCATCGTATTAGTCGCGGGAAAGAGTAGTCGCGGGTCTCAGCGCTGGATTCCACTCGGGCCGGTGGCGGTTCAGCCCTCGGAGCTGGTGAAAATCCCACTAATTATGGCTTTGGCGACGTATTATGGAGTAAAGCATCGTGTGGGCTGGTTGCAGCGGCTGGTTGTGCCTGGCCTGATCGTACTCCCCGGGTTTTTGTTAATTCTAAAACAACCTGATCTAGGGAGTAGTTTAAGTTTTCTCTCGATTTATATCGTTCTGCTCTTATCCGTCGGTGTGAAATCTCGCGCGTTTGGTCTCGTGGTTTTGTCGGCTTTGTTACTCTTCCCTTTCGCGTGGGGAGGGGTATGGGGATCGTTGCATGGGTACCAACAAGAGCGGATTCTCAGTTTTGTCGACCCGAATTATGACCCTGGTGGGAAAGGGTATCACGGGTTACAATCGAGGATTGCGATTGGTTCTGGCCAGTTATTGGGAAAAGGACTGTACGGAGGAACCCAGACTCAGTTTAAGTTTTTGCCTGAAGGCCACACGGATTTTGTGTTTGCGGTCTTCGCCGAGGAATGGGGGTTTTTAGGAGTGGTTATTTTGTTGGTCATGTATGGCGGACTCTTTTTAATGGGATTAGAAATTGCCTCCAAGGCCAGAGATACACTCGGTGCGCTTATAGCCGTGGGAGTTGTCAGTATGATTGCCTTTGGTTTTCTGGTCAATCTTGCGATGACCATCGGCTTGGCCCCGATCGTGGGCATACCACTGCCTTTGATGAGTTATGGCGGGAGTGCGACGATTATGACGATGGCGGCACTGGGATTGCTCTTTAACGTGAAACGCCACCGATTGACTCTCCTGTGA
- a CDS encoding Rne/Rng family ribonuclease, with protein MGVEIAINVTREETRVAVLDNKVVTELYVDRVKKKDFVGDIYAGKVVKVLPGMQAAFVDIGLDRAAFMHVSDLSVGTEPGDTLVDSEEVEDDKGPDMPRPRRQTARPIEQLLEEGQELLVQISKGPIGTKGPRVTTYVSLPGRFLVFMPNVDHIGVSRRIADEEERARLKEIMKRIRTPDYGYIVRTVCEGVAEEDLVSDVKFLSALWEDVLKKYEQEAAPALLHTDLTLTLRVVRDLFTKKVDRLLIDSEPDFEEVKDFVRKYLPEQASRVHHYEKKAEGLFDYLGIELEIARALSRKVWLKSGGHIVIDHTEAMTVVDVNTGRFVGKRDQEETILKNNLEAAREIAYQIKLRGIGGIIIIDFIDMERERNRDKVYQAFVDAMASDKAQTRISRISDLGLIEISRERVREDLLRTLSEVCNDCEGRGYTKSAMTVIYDIFRDLRRVGSAKGQQRIIVGANPRVVELLFDAEHVGIEQLEKHCNCQILVKADPLLNLEQYDVIVVGGSLDRVDAKMASRSA; from the coding sequence ATGGGTGTCGAGATAGCGATTAATGTGACCCGTGAAGAAACACGGGTAGCTGTTTTAGATAACAAAGTCGTCACGGAACTCTACGTTGATCGTGTCAAAAAGAAGGACTTTGTCGGAGATATTTATGCGGGAAAAGTGGTGAAAGTATTGCCGGGCATGCAGGCTGCCTTCGTCGACATTGGGTTGGACCGGGCTGCGTTTATGCACGTGTCAGATCTCTCTGTTGGAACTGAGCCAGGTGATACGCTTGTCGATAGTGAAGAAGTAGAGGATGACAAGGGACCTGATATGCCGAGACCCCGCCGGCAAACCGCTCGTCCGATTGAACAATTATTGGAAGAAGGGCAAGAGCTCTTGGTGCAGATTTCCAAAGGTCCGATCGGAACCAAGGGTCCCAGAGTCACAACCTATGTCTCATTACCCGGGCGATTTCTCGTTTTCATGCCAAATGTGGATCATATCGGCGTTTCTCGTCGGATTGCCGACGAAGAGGAGCGGGCGCGATTGAAGGAAATCATGAAACGAATTCGAACGCCGGATTATGGTTACATCGTTCGTACGGTGTGTGAGGGAGTTGCCGAAGAAGACCTTGTCTCCGACGTTAAATTTCTCAGCGCGTTATGGGAGGATGTGCTGAAAAAATATGAGCAAGAGGCCGCTCCGGCACTCCTGCATACTGATCTTACGCTCACCCTTCGAGTGGTTCGAGATCTTTTTACCAAAAAAGTCGATCGCTTGCTCATTGACTCCGAACCCGACTTTGAAGAAGTCAAAGACTTTGTCCGAAAATACCTTCCCGAACAAGCGTCGCGTGTGCATCATTATGAAAAGAAAGCCGAAGGTCTGTTTGATTATCTGGGAATCGAACTCGAAATTGCCCGAGCGCTGAGCCGAAAAGTATGGCTAAAGTCCGGTGGGCATATTGTCATCGATCATACGGAAGCGATGACGGTGGTTGACGTCAACACCGGACGGTTTGTCGGGAAGCGGGACCAAGAAGAAACAATCTTGAAAAACAATCTCGAAGCGGCACGGGAAATCGCCTATCAAATCAAGCTCCGTGGTATTGGGGGCATTATCATCATTGATTTTATCGATATGGAACGTGAACGAAACCGGGACAAGGTGTATCAGGCATTCGTGGATGCGATGGCCTCAGATAAGGCGCAAACACGGATTTCTCGAATCTCAGATTTAGGTCTTATCGAAATTTCCAGGGAACGCGTTCGAGAAGATTTATTACGAACACTGTCCGAAGTCTGCAATGATTGTGAAGGGCGAGGGTATACCAAGTCGGCCATGACCGTGATCTACGATATTTTTCGGGATCTTCGCCGAGTGGGGAGTGCGAAAGGCCAACAGCGTATCATCGTCGGAGCCAATCCACGGGTCGTGGAATTACTCTTCGATGCTGAACATGTCGGGATTGAACAGCTGGAGAAGCATTGCAATTGTCAAATACTCGTCAAGGCAGATCCCCTGCTGAATCTCGAGCAGTACGACGTGATTGTCGTGGGCGGGAGTCTTGATCGTGTTGATGCAAAGATGGCGAGTCGATCGGCGTGA
- the dprA gene encoding DNA-processing protein DprA, whose protein sequence is MNEDLSSWLELRSVKGVGPSTLSRLVLEFGSPRAVQAATATALVEQGGVSLAVAERIHQRPDPQTRLAIDQELQALENHKAISICTILDADYPSRLRTIPDPPPLLYVTGQLEKVDDHAIAVVGSRNATPGGQVFTRALSRELASAGFTVVSGLARGVDQAAHRGALDSSSGRTLAVLGCGIDRTYPMEHKALREHIECRGAIISELSLGAEPHGYHFPQRNRIISGLSLGVVVTEATENSGSLITTRFALEYNREVFAVPGAVTNKMARGAHQLIKQGAKLVESIDDILVEILPLLEKPFVEGVTTRRLTEEQPTCALSEQEQAVYTQISLEPITLEDLLSQDCGLTSEVMGVLLSLEMKGLIQRIAGAQYIRSSVQ, encoded by the coding sequence ATGAACGAGGACCTGTCGTCATGGCTCGAACTACGATCGGTCAAAGGAGTGGGCCCATCAACACTTTCTCGATTAGTGCTGGAATTTGGATCTCCTCGAGCGGTTCAAGCGGCGACGGCAACAGCATTGGTCGAACAAGGTGGAGTGAGTCTGGCCGTTGCAGAACGAATTCATCAACGACCAGACCCCCAGACGAGATTAGCAATAGACCAAGAGCTACAGGCATTAGAAAATCACAAAGCTATTTCGATCTGTACGATTCTTGATGCTGACTATCCGTCTCGGTTAAGGACTATTCCCGATCCTCCGCCCCTTCTCTACGTGACCGGACAACTTGAAAAAGTTGATGATCACGCGATTGCGGTCGTGGGTTCACGAAATGCGACTCCAGGTGGGCAAGTCTTCACGCGAGCACTCAGCCGAGAATTAGCCTCGGCCGGGTTCACGGTTGTGAGTGGACTTGCCAGAGGCGTGGATCAAGCCGCTCATCGTGGAGCGCTCGACTCTTCGTCTGGAAGGACTCTGGCCGTGTTGGGATGTGGCATTGATCGAACGTATCCGATGGAGCATAAAGCTTTGCGTGAGCATATCGAATGCCGAGGCGCTATCATTTCAGAATTGTCTCTGGGGGCTGAACCGCATGGCTACCATTTTCCTCAGCGAAATCGGATCATCAGTGGATTAAGCCTTGGCGTCGTCGTGACGGAAGCGACTGAAAACAGCGGGTCGTTGATCACGACGCGTTTTGCGCTTGAATACAATCGTGAAGTGTTTGCCGTTCCAGGGGCTGTGACGAACAAAATGGCTCGAGGCGCTCATCAACTCATTAAACAGGGAGCGAAGTTGGTCGAAAGCATTGATGATATTCTTGTCGAAATACTGCCCCTGCTTGAAAAGCCGTTCGTTGAGGGGGTGACGACCCGTCGGCTGACCGAAGAGCAACCAACCTGTGCTCTCAGTGAGCAAGAGCAGGCTGTCTACACACAGATATCACTAGAGCCAATTACCCTGGAAGATCTGCTCTCTCAAGATTGTGGTCTCACGTCAGAGGTGATGGGGGTCCTGCTGTCATTAGAAATGAAAGGTCTGATTCAGCGCATAGCCGGGGCGCAATATATTCGTTCTTCCGTGCAATAA